In the Actinomycetota bacterium genome, one interval contains:
- a CDS encoding alpha/beta fold hydrolase, translating into MSSAARRSIERLPERFSGSAISARYRLTIDGDSCEVVVTPSSCHVEAPWGQPDAEICTDAGTWREMDQGRLSGIEAFAERRLVVRGSIEKSLHFETSFRRPDAGGLRYSLQDVGFGRCRVSTLQAGDPAAEPLLLIHGLGATKASWLTVAPALARRYRVTAIDLPGFGASSKPYGSYSAPWFADKMFDLLDGLHIPRTLVAGNSMGGRIAMEMAMQRPERVERIVCLCPAAPFSRRPALALVRLLRPELSVAAPRLPRSQVLAGLKQLFARPARLHESWFEAAVDDFLTVWRSPRARVAFFRSLRNIYLDEPLGDTGFWPRLAQMQTPALYIYGKHDTLITHHFSHKIKRAVPHAEVQVWGDCGHVPQIEFPNRTAEAMLRFFDPAASQDAPRRRASG; encoded by the coding sequence GTGAGCAGCGCGGCTCGTAGATCGATCGAACGCCTGCCGGAGCGCTTCAGCGGCTCCGCGATAAGCGCTCGCTACCGCCTCACCATCGACGGCGATTCCTGCGAGGTGGTCGTCACGCCCTCGTCCTGTCACGTCGAGGCGCCATGGGGCCAGCCCGACGCAGAGATATGCACGGACGCTGGGACCTGGCGCGAGATGGATCAGGGACGCCTGTCTGGGATCGAGGCGTTCGCCGAGCGAAGGCTGGTCGTGCGCGGCAGCATCGAAAAGTCACTTCATTTCGAGACGTCGTTCAGGAGACCCGACGCGGGCGGCCTCCGGTACTCGCTGCAAGACGTGGGGTTTGGTCGGTGTCGCGTCTCGACGCTGCAAGCGGGTGACCCGGCCGCGGAGCCCCTCCTGTTGATCCACGGGCTCGGCGCCACGAAGGCGTCGTGGCTGACGGTCGCTCCGGCCCTCGCGCGGCGGTACCGCGTGACGGCGATCGATCTACCGGGTTTCGGTGCCTCGTCCAAGCCGTACGGCAGCTACAGCGCCCCCTGGTTCGCCGACAAGATGTTCGACCTGCTGGACGGACTCCACATCCCACGGACGCTGGTCGCGGGCAACTCGATGGGGGGTCGCATCGCGATGGAGATGGCGATGCAGAGGCCGGAGCGCGTCGAGCGGATCGTGTGCCTGTGTCCCGCGGCGCCGTTCTCCCGGCGACCGGCGCTGGCTCTCGTTCGCCTTCTCCGACCCGAGCTGAGCGTGGCGGCGCCACGGTTGCCGCGGTCTCAGGTGCTGGCGGGTCTGAAGCAGCTCTTCGCCCGCCCGGCTCGTCTGCACGAGAGCTGGTTCGAGGCCGCCGTCGATGACTTCCTGACCGTGTGGCGCAGCCCCCGTGCCCGGGTCGCGTTCTTCCGGTCGCTCCGCAACATCTACCTGGACGAGCCGCTCGGCGACACCGGCTTCTGGCCGCGTCTGGCGCAGATGCAGACTCCCGCGCTCTACATCTACGGCAAGCACGACACCCTGATCACCCATCACTTCTCGCACAAGATCAAGCGCGCCGTCCCGCACGCGGAGGTTCAGGTCTGGGGGGACTGCGGACACGTCCCGCAGATCGAGTTCCCGAACCGCACCGCGGAGGCGATGTTGCGGTTCTTCGACCCTGCGGCCTCGCAAGACGCGCCGCGCCGTCGCGCGTCGGGCTAA